In the genome of Pseudomonas fluorescens, the window TCAATCAACACCTTCGTGATCGCCAAGACCCTCGGCTCGATGCTGTTCTTCGTGGTCATCGGCCTGGCGCTGGCTCTGCAATCATTCTGGCCCAGCGCCGACCAGGCGGTGATGAGCGGCTTCGTGCTGGTGCTGCTGTATATGAAAGGCCCGATCGAGCATCTGGTCAGCACCTTGCCGATCGTCAGCCGGGCGCGCATTGCCTTTCGCCGCATCGCCGAACTGTCCAGCCAGTTTTCCTCCCCCGAGCCGCACCTGCTGCTCAACGACAAAGGCACTCCACCGACCGTGGTCAACCGCCTGCAACTGGACGACGTCAGCTACGCCTTCCCCGCCGCACCGGGCAGCGATGCGTTTCGCCTGGGCCCGGTGAACCTGGCCATCGAGCAAGGCGACATCATTTTCATCGTCGGCGAAAACGGCTGCGGCAAGACCACCCTGATCAAGTTGCTGCTGGGCCTCTACGCGCCGCAACAGGGATCAATCCTGCTCAACGGCCAAGGCATCGATGCGCACAATCGCGACGACTACCGCCAATTGTTCACCACGATTTTTGCCGATTACTACCTGTTCGATGACGTGGTCCAGGGCGACCAGCACATCCCTGAAGATGCCAACAAATACCTGCAACGGCTGGAGATCGCGCACAAGGTCAGCGTCAGGGACGGCAGCTTCACCACCACCGACCTGTCCACCGGCCAGCGCAAGCGTCTGGCGCTGGTCAATGCCTGGCTGGAAGAACGCCCGGTGCTGGTGTTCGACGAATGGGCCGCCGACCAGGACCCGACCTTCCGCCGCATCTTCTACACCGAGCTGCTGCCTGACCTCAAACGCCTGGGCAAAACCATCATCGTCATCTCCCACGACGACCGTTATTTCGACATGGCCGATCAACTGGTACGCATGGAATCGGGCCGGGTCGTCACCGAGCGCGCAACCGCCTGAGTGCCGTTGCCGCACGCAGATCATTGTTTTTTGAAGAATGTTTTCCGGTTTAGCCAAAGTGGTCCGTCTAATAATAATTATCATTAACTAAAAAACTGCACACACCATTCTGGAGCGATTCGAGCAATGCAAAGCCTTACTCTGTCCCGCGCACCCTTGGCGTTAGCCATCGAACGGCAAAAGAAATACCGAACGGTCGTGCCGGGCGCGCTGCTGACCCTGTTGCTGCTGGGTACGTCCCAGGTCGAGGCAGCCCCGGTGAACGTCAATGTACCGGCTCAGTCGCTGGCCAGCGCATTGCGCCAACTGGGCCAGCAGACCAACCTGCAGATTCTCTACAGCCAGGACATGGTCAACGGCATCAAGTCCACGGCGGTGTCCGGCAACATGGAACCGGAACAGGCACTGAAAACCTTGCTGCTGGGGAGCGGCATCAATTTTCAGTTGAATGGCAACACCGTGTCGCTGTTGCCAGCGGCCGGTGACTCCAGTGCATTGCAACTGGGTGCGACGTCCATCACCGGCGTGGCGCTGGGGCCGACCACCGAAGGCACGCACTCCTACACCAGCGATGAAGTGACCATCGGCAAAGGCAACATCAAGGTCAAGGACATCCCGCAGTCGGTGTCCGTCGTCACGCGCCAGCGCATGGACGACCAGAACCTGAACAGCCTGCAGGACGCCATGCGTCAGGTCACCGGCGTGACCATCAAGACCTACAACTCCGGCTCCAGCCTCAATGACGTCTACATGCGTGGCTTCCTCGTCGACCAGGTGCAGGTCGACGGCGTCTCGCAGCCTACCGGCCAGGGCGACATGGCCACCAGTTTCGACCTGGCGATGTATGACCGCATCGAAGTACTGCGCGGTCCGTCGGGCCTGTACCAGGGCGCTGGCGAACCCGGCGGTACGATCAACGTGGTGCGCAAGCGCGCCCTGAGCAAGTTCGCCCTCGGTGGCGAACTGGCCGCAGGCTCCTACGATCGCTACCGTTCTTCGGTGGACGTCACCGGCCCGTTGAACGACCAGGGCACTGTGCGCGGTCGTTTCATCACCGCCTACGAGAACAACCAGTCCTTTGTCGACTACGCGCAGAACGAACGCCCGATGGTCTACGGTCGCCTGGAGTTCGACCTCGACCCGGCCACCACCCTGTCGGTCGGCGGCGCTTACCAGAAGAACAACTCCACCCCGGCCTTCGGCCTGCCGGCCTACGCCGACGGCTCATTGCTCGACGTACCGCGCTCGACCTTCGTCGATGCCAAGTGGAACACCCTCAACGAAAAAGTCTGGGAATCCTTCGCCGAACTCGACCACGAACTGGACAACGGCGGTCAGTTCAAGACCACCCTGACCTACCGCGACGCCGAAACCCCGGAGCGTAACTTCACCTGGGCCGACGGCGCGGTCGACCCGGCCACCGGTGACAGCTGGGCCGTGGCCTACGACTACTACACCCACATCAAGACCATCGGCGTCGACAGCTTCGTCACCACGCCGTTCGAGTTCGCCGATCGTCGGCACGAGTTCACCGTGGGCGCCGAGTACCAGCACCTGGACAAGGACTTCACCTATGGCGGCGGCGAGTACTTCCCGATCAACGTGTGGGATCCGGGCAGCATCGACATTCCCCGCAACGACTATGCGCACGTCAACGGCAACTGGTCCAAGTCCGATCAGTACGGCGTCTACACCCGCGCCAAGTTCAACGTCACCGACTGGCTCGATGTCATCGGCGGCAGCCGCGTGACCTGGTACGAAAGCGACGCGAAGAACGCCAACGCCTTCTTCAACAACTTCGGCGAGGCCCACACCAGCATCAACCGCAAGGTCGTGCCGTACGGCGCCATCATCGGCAAGATCACCCCTGAACTGTCGACCTACTTCAGCTATACCGGCGTGTTCAAACCGCAGAGCGAAATCGGCACGGACGGCCAGCCGGTCGGCCCGCGCGAAGGCAAGCAGTACGAGATCGGCCTCAAGCGCGAATTCTACGACGGACGCCTGAACGCCAGCGTTGCGGCCTTCCGCATCTACGATGAAAACCGCGCCGAGTACGACAACACCTCCGGTGCCTACATGACCGAAGGCAAGGCACGCAGCCAGGGTTGGGAAACCGAGTTGAGCGGCAACCTGACCGACAACTGGAGCATCGTCACCGGTTACGCCTACACCTCCACCAAGTTCCTGGACGGCGATCAGGCCAACAAAGGCAAGACCTTCAGCACCATCACGCCCAAGCACAACTACAACCTGTGGACCAAGTACGAGTTCACCGACGGTGCGCTCAAGGACTTCAGCGTCGCCGGTGGCGTGCGTGTGGTCAGCGACACCTACTACCAGCGTGACGTGAAGTTCCAGCAAGGCGGCTATGCCGTTACCTCGGCGCAGGTCGGCTACAAGTTCAACGAACACCTGTCGTCGACACTCACCGCCAACAACCTGTTCGACCGCAAGTACTACGACCGCGTCGATGCCTCCTGGGGCACCAACTTCTACGGCGACCCGCGCACCCTGACCCTGAGCCTGCGCGCGCAGTACTGATTGCCGGCTGCACCCCACCGGGCCGCTTGCGACCCGGTTGTGTTTTCTGCTGGCGACATGTGACAACGCGACAGTCTGTGCCTAACCTGCAAGACAGCCTTTGTGCGTCAGAGGGGTGGCGTCAGGTCGTGGCCAGGATAGTGGCAACGGCTGACCTCGAAGAGTGTCACCCCACCACTACACACCTGTTCATGGATCGAAAATTGCGCCCCCCGCTGATCACCCTGACCATGCCATCCTCGAACCGGGTGGCGTTATGAAGCGATCCCGCCACTGGCCCATCGACCTGCGAGGGTTGATTCTTTTCTTCGTGCTGGTATCGGTCCTGGCGACGCTGTGCAACAGCCTCTACGTCGCTTACCAGGTGCAGCGTCAGTCCCTGATCAATACGACGCTCGAGGCCAACGCAGCCTACGCAGCCAAGGTCGCTTCCAGCATCGGTGAGTTTCTGCACTCGGCGCACAGCCGTTTGAACTACAGCGCCAATACGCTTGGCCGACACTGGAACGATCCCCAGGTGCTGCGCGAAGAAGCCATTCGCCTGCAAGCCCAGGATTCCGACTTCAACTCCATTGCCATTGTGGATGCCGATGCCAGGGTGCTCCAGGCGTACCCGGATACCTTGCAGATCGTGCGCACCAACGTGTCCTCGGAGGGCATCCAGCAGGTACTCAAGGAACGTCGCCCATCGGTCAGCGCGGCTTACGTTTCCACGGCGGGCAATCTGGTGGTGTTCATTTCACAACCGGTTTTCAACCCGTCGGGGGAGTTCCTCGGTGTCGTCGGCGGCTCCGTTTACCTGCTTAAGCAAAGCGCATTTCATACGGTCATCAGCCGTCATTTTCATCATGAAGGGACCTTTGCCTTCGTCGCCGACGGCAATCGGCGGCTGCTGTATCACCCGGACCCGAAGCGGATCGGTGAGGTCCTGGACTGGAGCCTGACAGTGGATGCGGCCTTGCGCGGCGAAAGTGACTCCCTCGAA includes:
- a CDS encoding cyclic peptide export ABC transporter, which codes for MTQPTRGAIHELFTLLKPFRLVVSLSILLGMVGGLSVTVLLATINNALHSADGLTQGVVALFGGLCLLALGSSICSDIGTNYVGQHIIARLRKELGEKVLSAPIEQIERYRSHRLIPVLTHDVDTISDFAFAFAPLAISLTVTLGCMGYLAMLSWPMFLMMVLAIAIGTGIQFYAQGKGIQGFMAARDAEDELQKHYNAIAGGAKELRIHRPRRQRMFVKGIQGTADFICNTQVRSINTFVIAKTLGSMLFFVVIGLALALQSFWPSADQAVMSGFVLVLLYMKGPIEHLVSTLPIVSRARIAFRRIAELSSQFSSPEPHLLLNDKGTPPTVVNRLQLDDVSYAFPAAPGSDAFRLGPVNLAIEQGDIIFIVGENGCGKTTLIKLLLGLYAPQQGSILLNGQGIDAHNRDDYRQLFTTIFADYYLFDDVVQGDQHIPEDANKYLQRLEIAHKVSVRDGSFTTTDLSTGQRKRLALVNAWLEERPVLVFDEWAADQDPTFRRIFYTELLPDLKRLGKTIIVISHDDRYFDMADQLVRMESGRVVTERATA
- a CDS encoding TonB-dependent receptor, with amino-acid sequence MQSLTLSRAPLALAIERQKKYRTVVPGALLTLLLLGTSQVEAAPVNVNVPAQSLASALRQLGQQTNLQILYSQDMVNGIKSTAVSGNMEPEQALKTLLLGSGINFQLNGNTVSLLPAAGDSSALQLGATSITGVALGPTTEGTHSYTSDEVTIGKGNIKVKDIPQSVSVVTRQRMDDQNLNSLQDAMRQVTGVTIKTYNSGSSLNDVYMRGFLVDQVQVDGVSQPTGQGDMATSFDLAMYDRIEVLRGPSGLYQGAGEPGGTINVVRKRALSKFALGGELAAGSYDRYRSSVDVTGPLNDQGTVRGRFITAYENNQSFVDYAQNERPMVYGRLEFDLDPATTLSVGGAYQKNNSTPAFGLPAYADGSLLDVPRSTFVDAKWNTLNEKVWESFAELDHELDNGGQFKTTLTYRDAETPERNFTWADGAVDPATGDSWAVAYDYYTHIKTIGVDSFVTTPFEFADRRHEFTVGAEYQHLDKDFTYGGGEYFPINVWDPGSIDIPRNDYAHVNGNWSKSDQYGVYTRAKFNVTDWLDVIGGSRVTWYESDAKNANAFFNNFGEAHTSINRKVVPYGAIIGKITPELSTYFSYTGVFKPQSEIGTDGQPVGPREGKQYEIGLKREFYDGRLNASVAAFRIYDENRAEYDNTSGAYMTEGKARSQGWETELSGNLTDNWSIVTGYAYTSTKFLDGDQANKGKTFSTITPKHNYNLWTKYEFTDGALKDFSVAGGVRVVSDTYYQRDVKFQQGGYAVTSAQVGYKFNEHLSSTLTANNLFDRKYYDRVDASWGTNFYGDPRTLTLSLRAQY